Proteins encoded in a region of the Streptomyces sp. NBC_00310 genome:
- a CDS encoding SRPBCC family protein produces MAEFTSSSITIEAAAADVMGVIADFARYPDWTGEVKEAEVLETDGQGRAEQVRLVMDAGAIKDDQTLAYTWSGANEVSWTLVKSQMLRSLDGSYILKPVGDSVTEVTYQLTVDVKIPMLGMIKRKAEKVIIDRALAGLKKRVESGA; encoded by the coding sequence ATGGCGGAATTCACCAGTTCGAGCATCACGATCGAGGCTGCGGCGGCCGACGTCATGGGAGTGATCGCCGACTTCGCCCGCTACCCGGACTGGACGGGAGAGGTGAAGGAGGCGGAGGTGCTGGAGACCGACGGTCAGGGCCGCGCCGAGCAGGTCCGGCTCGTCATGGACGCGGGCGCGATCAAGGACGACCAGACGCTGGCGTACACCTGGTCCGGGGCGAACGAGGTGTCCTGGACGCTGGTCAAGTCCCAGATGCTCCGTTCCCTCGACGGGTCCTACATCCTGAAGCCGGTCGGCGACTCGGTGACCGAGGTGACCTACCAGCTGACCGTCGACGTCAAGATCCCCATGCTCGGGATGATCAAGCGCAAGGCGGAGAAGGTCATCATCGACCGGGCGCTGGCAGGTCTGAAGAAGCGCGTCGAGTCCGGCGCGTAG
- a CDS encoding alpha/beta hydrolase, with protein sequence MPVLPGAEPYHHEGGEVGVLLCHGFTGSPQSLRPWAEYLAARGLTVALPLLPGHGTRWEDLRPTGWQDWYAEVDRELRTLRERCAHVFVAGLSMGGALALRLAAKHGDAVAGVMVVNPANKVHGPAAHALPLLRHFVPTTKGITSDIAKEGVEELGYSHVPLHAAHSLRNFLRLVDGELPQVTQPLLLLHSPRDHVVPPVDSERVLGRVSSTDVTEILLEQSHHVATLDHDADRIFEESHAFVTRLVTGPGAEHVTESGAAHVKESDAESVQQSDSGSAEQIGPGSLGQREGTATGG encoded by the coding sequence GTGCCGGTCCTTCCTGGAGCCGAGCCGTATCACCACGAGGGCGGGGAGGTCGGAGTCCTCCTCTGCCACGGTTTCACCGGGTCCCCGCAGTCGCTGCGCCCCTGGGCGGAGTATCTCGCCGCGCGCGGACTGACCGTCGCGCTGCCCCTGCTGCCGGGACACGGCACCCGCTGGGAGGACCTGCGCCCGACGGGCTGGCAGGACTGGTACGCGGAGGTGGACCGCGAGCTGCGGACCCTGCGCGAGCGCTGTGCGCACGTCTTCGTGGCGGGGCTGTCCATGGGCGGCGCGCTGGCGCTGCGGCTGGCCGCGAAGCACGGGGACGCGGTCGCCGGCGTGATGGTCGTCAACCCGGCGAACAAGGTGCACGGCCCGGCCGCGCACGCCCTCCCCCTGCTCCGGCACTTCGTCCCCACCACCAAGGGGATCACCAGCGACATCGCGAAGGAGGGAGTCGAGGAGCTGGGGTACAGCCATGTGCCGCTGCACGCGGCGCACTCGCTGCGTAACTTCCTCCGTCTCGTCGACGGTGAACTGCCCCAGGTCACCCAGCCGTTGCTGCTGCTCCACAGCCCGCGGGACCATGTGGTGCCGCCCGTCGACTCCGAGCGCGTCCTCGGCCGGGTGTCGTCGACGGACGTCACGGAGATCCTGCTGGAACAGAGCCACCATGTCGCGACGTTGGACCACGACGCGGACCGGATCTTCGAGGAGAGCCACGCGTTCGTCACCCGGCTCGTGACGGGGCCCGGTGCGGAACACGTGACGGAGTCCGGGGCGGCACACGTGAAGGAGTCCGACGCGGAATCCGTACAGCAGTCTGATTCGGGGTCCGCGGAGCAGATCGGTCCGGGATCCTTGGGGCAGAGGGAAGGGACGGCCACTGGTGGCTGA
- a CDS encoding endonuclease/exonuclease/phosphatase family protein produces the protein MAMNPLPNSRTNPDGSATIRVLSYNIRSMRDDTDALARVITACAPDLVLVQEAPRFFRWRKKLARLAAASHLVTLSGGATASGPALLCGLRATVEHTEDVLLPLTPGLHRRGFATAVVRFGRARLGVLSCHLSLHKDERYEQGGLLLDHLAGLGVTHAVAGGDLNERPDGRTFRRLAGELQDCWTTTPWGGEYSSTPTDPHQRIDAILATPGIEVLGCGVPLDHPGITEDDLRAATDHLPVLAALRVPAES, from the coding sequence ATGGCGATGAACCCGCTGCCCAACTCCCGCACGAACCCCGACGGTTCGGCAACGATCCGCGTCCTCAGCTACAACATCCGCTCCATGCGGGACGACACGGACGCCCTCGCCCGAGTGATCACCGCCTGCGCCCCCGACCTGGTCCTCGTCCAGGAAGCCCCCCGTTTCTTCCGCTGGCGCAAGAAACTCGCCAGGCTCGCCGCGGCCTCCCACCTGGTCACCCTCTCCGGCGGCGCCACCGCCTCCGGCCCGGCCCTGCTGTGCGGCCTGCGCGCCACGGTCGAGCACACCGAGGACGTGCTCCTGCCGCTCACCCCCGGCCTGCACCGACGCGGCTTCGCCACCGCGGTGGTCCGCTTCGGCCGCGCCCGGCTCGGTGTCCTGTCCTGCCACCTCTCCCTGCACAAGGACGAGCGGTACGAACAGGGTGGCCTGCTCCTCGACCACCTGGCCGGCCTGGGCGTGACGCACGCGGTCGCGGGCGGCGACCTCAACGAACGCCCGGACGGCCGCACGTTCCGCCGCCTGGCCGGTGAACTCCAGGACTGCTGGACCACCACCCCCTGGGGCGGCGAGTACAGCTCCACCCCCACCGACCCCCACCAGCGGATCGACGCGATCCTGGCCACCCCCGGCATCGAGGTACTCGGCTGCGGTGTCCCCCTCGACCACCCCGGCATCACCGAGGACGACCTGAGGGCGGCCACGGACCACCTGCCGGTCCTGGCCGCCCTCAGAGTGCCCGCGGAGTCCTAG
- a CDS encoding AMP-dependent synthetase/ligase, with product MREFSLPALYEVPTDGNLTDIVRRNAAQHPDVAVIARKVGGVWQDVDAVQFLAEVRTAAKGLIAAGIQPGDRVALMSRTRYEWTLLDFAIWSAGAVTVPVYETSSPEQVQWILADSGATAVVVELDVHTAAVESVRDRLPALKHVWQIEGGGVEELGRLGQGVTDQAVEERSSMAKADDPATIVYTSGTTGRPKGCVLTHRSFFAECGNVVERLRPLFRTGECSVLLFLPLAHVFGRLVQVAPMMAPIKLGTVPDIKNLTDELASFRPTLILGVPRVFEKVYNSARAKAQADGKGKIFDKAADTAIAYSKALDSASGPALGLKIKHKVFDRLVYSKLRAVLGGKGEYAISGGAPLGERLGHFFRGIGFTVLEGYGLTESCAATAFNPWDRQKIGTVGQPLPGSVIRIADDGEVLLHGEHLFKEYWNNPGATEEALADGWFHTGDIGTLDEDGYLRITGRKKEIIVTAGGKNVAPAVIEDRIRAHALVAECMVVGDGRPFVGALITIDEEFLGRWAAEHGKPAGSTAASLSADADLNAAVQAAIDDGNAAVSKAESVRKFRILSSQFTEESGHLTPSLKLKRNVVAKDYADEVEAIYQK from the coding sequence TTGCGCGAGTTCAGCCTTCCGGCTTTGTACGAGGTCCCCACGGACGGCAATCTGACGGACATCGTCCGTAGAAACGCCGCGCAGCATCCCGATGTCGCCGTGATCGCCCGCAAGGTGGGCGGCGTCTGGCAGGACGTCGACGCCGTCCAGTTCCTCGCCGAGGTGCGGACCGCCGCGAAGGGCCTCATCGCCGCCGGGATCCAGCCGGGCGACCGGGTCGCACTGATGTCCCGTACCCGGTACGAGTGGACCCTGCTGGACTTCGCGATCTGGTCGGCCGGCGCGGTCACCGTGCCGGTGTACGAGACCAGCTCGCCGGAGCAGGTGCAGTGGATCCTCGCCGACTCGGGCGCGACCGCCGTGGTCGTGGAGCTGGACGTACACACGGCCGCCGTCGAGTCGGTGCGCGACCGGCTGCCGGCGCTGAAGCACGTCTGGCAGATCGAGGGCGGCGGTGTGGAGGAGCTGGGCCGCCTCGGCCAGGGCGTCACCGACCAGGCCGTCGAGGAGCGCAGCTCGATGGCCAAGGCCGACGACCCGGCGACCATCGTCTACACCTCTGGCACCACCGGCCGCCCGAAGGGGTGCGTCCTCACCCACCGCAGCTTCTTCGCCGAGTGCGGGAACGTGGTGGAGCGGCTGCGGCCGCTGTTCCGTACCGGCGAGTGCAGTGTGCTGCTCTTCCTCCCGCTCGCACACGTCTTCGGACGGCTCGTGCAGGTCGCGCCGATGATGGCGCCGATCAAGCTGGGCACCGTACCGGACATCAAGAACCTCACCGACGAGCTGGCCTCCTTCCGGCCGACGCTGATCCTCGGTGTGCCGCGGGTGTTCGAGAAGGTCTACAACTCGGCCCGGGCCAAGGCGCAGGCGGACGGGAAGGGCAAGATCTTCGACAAGGCCGCGGACACGGCGATCGCGTACAGCAAGGCGCTGGACAGCGCGTCGGGTCCGGCGCTGGGCCTGAAGATCAAGCACAAGGTGTTCGACAGGCTCGTCTACAGCAAGCTGCGGGCGGTGCTCGGCGGCAAGGGCGAGTACGCGATCTCGGGCGGCGCTCCGCTGGGCGAGCGTCTGGGCCACTTCTTCCGGGGCATCGGTTTCACGGTCCTGGAGGGCTACGGCCTGACGGAGTCCTGTGCGGCCACCGCGTTCAACCCCTGGGACCGGCAGAAGATCGGTACGGTCGGACAGCCGCTGCCGGGTTCCGTCATCCGTATAGCGGACGACGGGGAGGTGCTGCTGCACGGCGAGCACCTGTTCAAGGAGTACTGGAACAACCCGGGTGCGACCGAGGAGGCGCTGGCCGACGGCTGGTTCCACACCGGTGACATCGGCACCCTCGACGAGGACGGCTATCTCCGGATCACGGGCCGCAAGAAGGAGATCATCGTCACCGCGGGCGGCAAGAACGTCGCCCCGGCCGTGATCGAGGACCGTATCCGGGCGCACGCCCTGGTCGCGGAGTGCATGGTGGTGGGCGACGGGCGGCCCTTCGTGGGCGCGCTGATCACCATCGACGAGGAGTTCCTGGGCCGTTGGGCCGCCGAGCACGGCAAGCCGGCGGGGTCCACCGCGGCGTCACTGAGCGCGGACGCCGATCTGAACGCGGCCGTCCAGGCCGCGATCGACGACGGCAACGCCGCGGTGTCGAAGGCGGAATCGGTGCGGAAGTTCCGCATTCTGTCCTCCCAGTTCACGGAGGAGTCGGGCCACCTGACGCCGTCCCTGAAGCTCAAGCGCAACGTGGTGGCGAAGGACTACGCGGACGAGGTCGAGGCGATCTACCAGAAGTAA
- a CDS encoding RNA polymerase sigma factor yields MTVGPPGVGTRDRDREESDARVIERSRDEPELFAVLYDRHADAVHRYAARRLGPEAAEDLMAETFVTAFQRRHTYEPGRPDARPWLFGIATNLVGRHRRAEARRFKALARLPEPVEHEEPVADRAVARAGATGVRRELAAALAGLSARHRDVVLLVAWAGLDYEEAAQALDVPVGTIRSRLNRARGRLREALGGSDPTAFREADAHA; encoded by the coding sequence ATGACCGTCGGACCACCGGGCGTCGGCACCCGCGACAGGGATCGCGAGGAGAGTGATGCCCGCGTGATCGAGCGGTCCCGGGACGAGCCCGAACTGTTCGCCGTCCTCTACGACCGGCATGCCGACGCCGTGCACCGTTACGCGGCACGGCGGCTGGGTCCCGAGGCGGCGGAGGATCTGATGGCGGAGACCTTCGTCACCGCCTTCCAGCGGCGGCACACGTACGAGCCGGGGCGGCCCGACGCCCGCCCCTGGCTGTTCGGTATCGCCACCAACCTCGTGGGCCGGCACCGCCGGGCCGAGGCGCGCCGCTTCAAGGCGCTGGCCCGGCTGCCGGAGCCGGTGGAGCACGAGGAGCCGGTCGCTGACCGGGCGGTCGCCAGGGCCGGTGCCACGGGGGTGCGCCGGGAGCTGGCGGCCGCGCTGGCCGGGCTGTCCGCCCGGCACCGCGACGTGGTGCTGCTGGTGGCCTGGGCCGGCCTCGACTACGAGGAGGCGGCCCAGGCCCTCGACGTGCCCGTCGGCACGATCAGATCCCGGCTGAACCGGGCTCGCGGCAGATTGCGCGAAGCACTGGGCGGATCCGATCCGACCGCTTTCCGAGAGGCAGACGCCCATGCGTGA
- a CDS encoding ROK family glucokinase, protein MGLTIGVDIGGTKIAAGVVDEEGNILSTHKVPTPGTPEGIVDAIAAAVEGARAGHEIVGVGIGAAGYVNRQRSTVYFAPNIDWRNEPLKEKVEARVGLPVVVENDANAAAWGEYKFGAGKGHRNVICITLGTGLGGGIIIGNKLRRGHYGVAAEFGHIRMVPDGLLCGCGSQGCWEQYASGRALVRYAKQRANATPENAELLLGLGDGTPDGIEGKHISMAARQGDPVAVDSYRELARWAGAGLADLASLFDPSAFIVGGGLSDEGELVLDPIRKSYKRWLVGGNWRPVAEVIAAQLGNEAGLVGAADLAREPDPIM, encoded by the coding sequence ATGGGACTCACCATCGGCGTCGACATCGGCGGAACCAAGATCGCGGCCGGTGTGGTCGACGAGGAAGGCAACATCCTCTCGACCCACAAGGTGCCGACCCCGGGCACGCCCGAGGGGATCGTGGACGCCATCGCCGCCGCCGTCGAGGGCGCGCGAGCCGGACACGAGATCGTCGGTGTCGGCATCGGCGCGGCCGGTTACGTCAACCGTCAGCGGTCGACGGTCTACTTCGCCCCCAACATCGACTGGCGCAACGAGCCGCTCAAGGAGAAGGTCGAGGCCCGCGTGGGCCTGCCGGTCGTCGTGGAGAACGACGCCAACGCGGCCGCCTGGGGCGAGTACAAGTTCGGCGCCGGCAAGGGCCATCGCAACGTCATCTGCATCACGCTCGGCACCGGCCTCGGCGGCGGCATCATCATCGGCAACAAGCTGCGCCGCGGCCACTACGGCGTCGCCGCCGAGTTCGGCCACATCCGCATGGTTCCCGACGGCCTGCTCTGCGGCTGCGGCTCGCAGGGCTGCTGGGAGCAGTACGCGTCGGGCCGGGCGCTCGTCCGCTACGCCAAGCAGCGCGCCAACGCCACCCCCGAGAACGCCGAGCTCCTCCTCGGTCTCGGCGACGGCACGCCCGACGGCATCGAGGGCAAGCACATCTCCATGGCCGCCCGCCAGGGCGATCCCGTCGCCGTCGACTCCTACCGCGAACTCGCCCGCTGGGCCGGCGCGGGCCTCGCCGACCTCGCCTCCCTCTTCGACCCGTCGGCGTTCATCGTGGGCGGCGGCCTGTCGGACGAGGGCGAACTGGTCCTCGACCCCATCCGCAAGTCCTACAAGCGCTGGCTCGTAGGCGGCAACTGGCGCCCGGTGGCCGAGGTCATCGCCGCCCAACTGGGCAACGAGGCGGGCCTGGTGGGCGCGGCGGACCTGGCGAGAGAACCCGACCCGATCATGTAG
- a CDS encoding DUF5304 domain-containing protein, producing the protein MSEERPTSDAAGEDAAEEARTADEVRTSDRQRTSDRVRATDADAWATACEEDLVAEKARRRARYGPPPGSAAEELRKLVDTVADKLSGLQSPLLGAVAGGAAQQMVNQVVRQAKAAVEPVIERNPDVFDHLAAAGGELLAAYRSAVEAQERRWTNRDTAHREGRDQGDDPGPGERIDLD; encoded by the coding sequence ATGAGCGAAGAGCGCCCCACGTCCGACGCCGCTGGGGAGGACGCGGCCGAAGAGGCGCGGACGGCCGACGAGGTGCGCACGAGTGATCGGCAGCGCACCAGCGACCGGGTGCGCGCCACCGACGCCGACGCCTGGGCGACGGCGTGCGAGGAGGACCTCGTCGCGGAGAAGGCCCGCCGCCGGGCGCGGTACGGTCCGCCGCCGGGCTCGGCCGCCGAGGAACTGCGCAAGCTGGTCGACACCGTCGCGGACAAGCTCTCCGGGCTCCAGTCGCCGCTGCTCGGCGCAGTCGCCGGGGGTGCGGCCCAGCAGATGGTCAACCAGGTGGTCCGGCAGGCCAAGGCCGCCGTCGAACCCGTCATCGAACGCAACCCGGACGTCTTCGACCATCTCGCCGCCGCGGGCGGCGAACTGCTCGCCGCGTACCGCTCCGCGGTCGAGGCCCAGGAGCGACGCTGGACGAACCGGGACACCGCTCACCGGGAAGGTCGCGACCAGGGCGACGATCCGGGCCCCGGAGAGCGCATCGACCTGGACTGA
- a CDS encoding metallophosphoesterase family protein → MVSDVHGNARDLARAGEGADALVCLGDLVLFLDYADHSRGIFPDLFGAGNATRLVELRTARRFEEARELGARLWAGVGEERSAVIEKAVRKQYAEMFAAFPAPTYATYGNVDMPRLWPEYAGPGTTVLDGERVEIGGWVFGFVGGGLRTPMRTPYEISDEEYAAKIEAVGEVDVLCTHIPPEVPELVYDTVARRFERGSRALLDAIRRTRPRYSLFGHVHQPLARRMRIGATECVNVGHFAGTGRPWALEW, encoded by the coding sequence GTGGTCAGCGACGTGCACGGCAACGCGCGCGACCTGGCCCGAGCGGGTGAGGGCGCCGACGCCCTGGTGTGCCTGGGCGACCTGGTCCTCTTCCTCGACTACGCCGACCACTCCCGCGGCATCTTCCCCGACCTCTTCGGTGCCGGGAACGCCACCCGGCTCGTCGAACTGCGCACCGCCCGGCGGTTCGAGGAGGCGCGCGAACTCGGGGCCCGGCTGTGGGCGGGCGTGGGCGAGGAGCGCTCCGCCGTGATCGAGAAGGCCGTCCGCAAGCAGTACGCCGAGATGTTCGCGGCCTTCCCCGCGCCGACGTACGCCACGTACGGCAATGTCGATATGCCGCGGCTGTGGCCCGAGTACGCGGGTCCGGGGACGACCGTGCTGGACGGCGAGCGGGTGGAGATCGGCGGGTGGGTCTTCGGCTTCGTCGGCGGCGGACTGCGCACCCCCATGCGGACGCCGTACGAGATCAGTGACGAGGAGTACGCCGCCAAGATCGAGGCGGTGGGGGAGGTGGACGTGCTCTGCACGCACATCCCGCCGGAGGTTCCCGAGCTGGTGTACGACACGGTGGCGCGCCGTTTCGAGCGGGGGAGCCGGGCGCTGCTGGACGCGATCCGCCGGACCCGGCCCCGGTACTCGCTGTTCGGGCACGTCCACCAGCCGTTGGCGCGGCGGATGCGGATCGGGGCGACGGAGTGCGTGAACGTGGGGCACTTCGCCGGGACCGGGAGGCCGTGGGCGTTGGAGTGGTGA
- a CDS encoding lysophospholipid acyltransferase family protein gives MKVAIGGPLKVTFRPWVEGLENIPAEGAAILASNHLSFSDSFFLPAVLDRKVTFIAKAEYFTTPGLKGKLTAAFFKGVGQLPVDRSGARGAGEAAIRSGIQVIESGELFGIYPEGTRSPDGRLYRGKPGGLARVALATGAPVIPVAMIDTEKIQPPGKVLPKVMRPGIRIGKPLDFSRYQGMEHDRFVLRALTDEVMYEIMKLSGQEYVDIYATAAKRQITDAAKAEKEADKAAKAALAKAEKERTAKEQTVREQKAQAAKEQAAKEQAEDTRADRDRPAS, from the coding sequence ATGAAGGTCGCTATCGGGGGACCGCTCAAGGTCACCTTCAGGCCCTGGGTGGAGGGCCTGGAGAACATTCCGGCCGAGGGCGCCGCGATCCTCGCGAGCAACCACCTCTCCTTCTCGGACTCGTTCTTCCTGCCCGCGGTCCTCGACCGCAAGGTCACGTTCATCGCGAAGGCCGAGTACTTCACCACCCCCGGCCTCAAGGGCAAGCTGACGGCCGCCTTCTTCAAGGGCGTCGGCCAGCTCCCCGTGGACCGTTCAGGCGCGCGGGGAGCGGGTGAGGCCGCCATCAGGAGCGGCATACAGGTCATCGAGAGCGGTGAGCTCTTCGGCATCTACCCCGAGGGCACCCGCTCGCCCGACGGCCGGCTCTACCGTGGCAAACCCGGCGGCCTCGCCCGCGTGGCCCTCGCCACCGGCGCGCCCGTCATCCCCGTCGCCATGATCGACACGGAGAAGATCCAGCCTCCGGGCAAGGTCCTGCCGAAGGTCATGCGCCCCGGCATCCGGATCGGCAAGCCCCTCGACTTCAGCCGCTACCAGGGCATGGAGCACGACCGCTTCGTCCTGCGGGCGCTGACCGACGAGGTCATGTACGAGATCATGAAGCTCTCCGGCCAGGAGTACGTCGACATCTACGCGACCGCCGCCAAGCGGCAGATCACGGACGCGGCCAAGGCCGAGAAGGAGGCCGACAAGGCCGCCAAGGCCGCCCTCGCCAAGGCCGAGAAGGAACGGACGGCCAAGGAGCAGACGGTCAGGGAACAGAAGGCACAGGCGGCCAAGGAACAGGCGGCCAAGGAGCAGGCGGAGGACACCCGAGCGGACAGGGACCGCCCGGCTTCGTAA
- a CDS encoding CU044_5270 family protein codes for MRDIDELRDLRDLADFDAGAPPLDDETRRRGRARLLATITAPGADRAARRTIGPDRPVRRRPVLRIALAGVVAAAVTAGVLVTVQNDDGRDGTATPPVKNLPHMRNVSARTVLNGAASYARKNDKVVSPRDDQFIYTKEIIKETNQKTGKTKTHVDEIWRSVDGSQRSWIMEIGKGWWAPPNEENQTSWPPKDWGTLQKLPTDPDQLILALQNVGFAPDAKNTSLDKITDQEWSHIHFSLAGLLKLVPVMPEGLRPAAYEALGMVPGVKALPNQKDAKGRVGVAITYDDPTRPEGAPGYDSYFIFDPVTYAFLGFRDERTSGDGKGIKRYTQLSYLDSWAIVDKVKQHPSAAGQDSAG; via the coding sequence ATGCGTGACATCGACGAGCTGCGGGACCTGCGGGACCTGGCCGACTTCGACGCGGGCGCTCCCCCGCTGGACGACGAGACCCGACGGCGGGGGCGCGCCCGCCTGCTCGCCACGATCACCGCACCCGGTGCGGACCGGGCGGCTCGCAGGACGATCGGGCCCGATCGCCCGGTCCGCCGTCGCCCGGTCCTGCGTATCGCCCTGGCCGGTGTGGTCGCCGCCGCGGTCACGGCCGGTGTCCTGGTCACCGTGCAGAACGACGACGGCCGGGACGGGACCGCTACGCCGCCGGTGAAGAACCTGCCGCACATGCGGAACGTCAGCGCGCGGACCGTGCTCAACGGAGCGGCCTCGTACGCGCGGAAGAACGACAAGGTCGTCAGTCCTCGGGACGACCAGTTCATCTACACCAAGGAGATCATCAAGGAGACCAACCAGAAGACGGGGAAGACGAAGACCCACGTCGACGAGATCTGGCGCTCCGTGGACGGCTCCCAGCGGTCCTGGATCATGGAGATCGGCAAGGGGTGGTGGGCGCCACCGAACGAGGAGAACCAGACCAGCTGGCCACCGAAGGACTGGGGCACGCTGCAGAAGCTCCCGACCGACCCGGATCAGCTGATTCTCGCGCTCCAGAACGTGGGTTTCGCGCCCGATGCGAAGAACACCTCGCTGGACAAGATCACCGACCAGGAGTGGTCGCACATCCACTTCAGCCTCGCCGGGCTGCTCAAGCTGGTCCCGGTGATGCCCGAGGGGCTGCGCCCCGCGGCCTACGAGGCGCTCGGGATGGTGCCGGGTGTCAAGGCGCTGCCGAACCAGAAGGACGCGAAGGGCCGGGTCGGCGTGGCCATCACGTACGACGACCCCACCCGTCCCGAGGGGGCGCCGGGCTACGACAGCTACTTCATCTTCGACCCGGTGACGTACGCGTTCCTCGGCTTCCGTGACGAGCGCACCTCGGGCGACGGTAAGGGCATCAAGCGGTACACCCAGCTCTCGTACCTGGACAGCTGGGCGATCGTCGACAAGGTCAAGCAGCACCCGTCCGCGGCGGGCCAGGACTCGGCGGGCTAG
- a CDS encoding ArsA family ATPase, with protein MRTILITGQGGSGRTTVAAAMGLEAAREGSRTLVLSADRVDSLGAVLGVATGAEPVRVTSHLTAWRPDAAAGFREDLVAFQERATSVLDLLGAGRLDAEELTPLPGAEELALLRALRDAALSEAYDLLVVDLPPVPQALALLGLPEELRRYLRRLLPPERQAARALRPVLGRLAGVPMPAEWLYETAARWDVELAAVAAVVEDPRTSVRLVVEPGPAGADHVRLASVGLALRALPVDMLIANRVLPEGTHDTWLAGLVAQQRKALEEWEEGPSTREARPVRAVAHLGHDPRGVDDLAALGVPGAGDAPARVAWPVTDNLGDEGVLVWHVPLPGAVRDELDLVRRGDELVVTAGQFRRIVPLPSALRRCTVDGAALRDGSLRIRFAPDPRLWPRTR; from the coding sequence ATGCGCACCATCCTGATCACCGGGCAAGGCGGCAGCGGCCGTACGACGGTCGCGGCGGCCATGGGGCTCGAGGCAGCCCGCGAGGGCTCGCGGACGCTCGTGCTGAGCGCCGACCGGGTCGACAGCCTGGGGGCGGTGCTCGGGGTGGCGACCGGGGCGGAGCCCGTCCGGGTCACGTCGCATCTCACCGCCTGGCGGCCCGATGCCGCGGCGGGCTTCCGGGAGGATCTCGTCGCCTTCCAGGAGCGGGCCACGTCCGTGCTCGATCTGCTGGGGGCGGGACGGCTGGACGCCGAGGAGCTCACGCCCCTCCCCGGCGCCGAGGAGCTTGCCCTGCTGCGGGCGTTGCGCGACGCCGCGCTGTCGGAGGCGTACGACCTGCTCGTCGTCGATCTGCCGCCCGTGCCGCAGGCACTCGCGCTGCTCGGTCTCCCGGAGGAACTGCGACGGTATCTGCGACGGCTGCTCCCGCCCGAGCGGCAGGCGGCCCGTGCGCTGCGGCCGGTCCTCGGGCGGCTCGCCGGAGTGCCGATGCCCGCCGAGTGGCTGTACGAGACGGCCGCCCGCTGGGACGTCGAGCTGGCCGCCGTCGCCGCGGTCGTCGAGGACCCGCGGACGAGTGTGCGGCTGGTCGTGGAGCCGGGCCCGGCCGGCGCCGACCACGTGCGCCTCGCGAGCGTCGGACTCGCCCTGCGAGCCCTCCCCGTCGACATGCTGATCGCCAACCGCGTCCTGCCCGAGGGCACGCACGACACCTGGCTCGCCGGTCTCGTCGCCCAGCAGCGCAAGGCGCTGGAGGAGTGGGAGGAGGGCCCCTCGACACGAGAGGCCCGTCCCGTACGGGCCGTCGCCCACCTCGGGCACGACCCCCGCGGCGTCGACGACCTCGCCGCCCTCGGCGTCCCCGGTGCGGGTGACGCTCCCGCCCGCGTCGCGTGGCCCGTCACCGACAACCTCGGGGACGAAGGCGTGCTCGTGTGGCACGTCCCGCTGCCCGGCGCGGTACGGGACGAGCTGGATCTCGTCCGGCGCGGCGACGAGTTGGTCGTCACGGCGGGGCAGTTCCGCCGTATCGTGCCGCTGCCGTCGGCGCTGCGCCGCTGCACGGTCGACGGCGCGGCCCTGCGCGACGGCTCCCTGAGGATCCGTTTCGCGCCGGACCCGCGGTTGTGGCCCCGGACGCGGTGA